In Clostridium sp., one DNA window encodes the following:
- a CDS encoding CRISPR-associated endoribonuclease Cas6, translating into MEVDSIETVHNRISEREEVYTKSSIVMYSTFKNYAGNKTYYYNPLEREFSELIRKNLIHKL; encoded by the coding sequence GTGGAAGTAGATTCAATTGAGACTGTACATAATAGGATTTCTGAGAGAGAAGAAGTTTACACAAAGTCTTCCATAGTTATGTACAGTACTTTCAAAAATTATGCAGGAAATAAAACTTATTATTACAATCCTCTAGAACGTGAATTTAGTGAACTTATAAGAAAAAATTTAATACATAAATTATGA
- a CDS encoding alpha/beta hydrolase family protein: protein MIENFVVKNLYGKNIRGIINRPECSEKVPCIIYCHGLSGNRMEHNFMFVKIERSLEKLNIASVRFDFTGSGESDGDFKNMTLSSEIEDCKNVLEFVKKLDYIDQNNINTLGFSMGAVVSLVLCSKHREEIRNTIFVSPAMNLYDIFIREIRGEKLQKFMEYGLFDIDGKVIEKNVVDDIFNYNFYQCAKNVCQNTLIVHGDEDKSVPPIYSIILKDIISGKTLLKLVKGSDHCYDSPEYMNSLVNYIRWFTEKFIIII, encoded by the coding sequence GTGATAGAGAATTTTGTAGTAAAAAATTTGTATGGAAAAAATATAAGGGGAATCATAAACAGGCCGGAATGCAGCGAAAAAGTTCCATGCATCATATATTGCCACGGACTTTCAGGGAACAGAATGGAACACAATTTTATGTTCGTGAAAATAGAAAGAAGCCTGGAAAAGCTTAATATAGCATCTGTAAGATTTGATTTTACTGGAAGTGGGGAAAGTGATGGAGATTTTAAGAATATGACTTTATCCAGTGAAATTGAAGATTGTAAAAATGTACTTGAATTTGTCAAGAAGCTTGATTATATAGATCAGAACAATATAAATACTCTTGGATTTAGTATGGGAGCAGTTGTTTCACTTGTTTTATGCAGCAAGCACCGTGAGGAAATAAGAAATACAATATTTGTAAGCCCTGCAATGAATTTGTATGATATATTCATACGTGAGATAAGGGGAGAGAAACTTCAAAAATTTATGGAATACGGTCTATTTGATATTGATGGCAAGGTGATAGAAAAAAATGTAGTAGATGATATATTCAACTATAATTTTTATCAATGTGCAAAGAATGTTTGCCAAAATACACTTATAGTACATGGAGATGAAGATAAATCAGTACCACCAATATATTCTATAATTTTGAAAGATATAATTTCAGGAAAAACTCTACTCAAGCTTGTTAAAGGTTCCGATCATTGCTATGACAGCCCTGAATATATGAATAGTCTTGTAAATTATATAAGATGGTTTACAGAGAAATTTATAATTATAATATGA
- a CDS encoding HI0074 family nucleotidyltransferase substrate-binding subunit: MKALNKLDKGLLQYDGKNELLRYGLIQRFEFTFELAWKTLKEVFKDEGLMELNSPKSVLKEAFSSGLIENEKLWINMLKDRNFTLYMYSESISMEISENIKDKYVDTLNKLKDKIVERRKKYS; encoded by the coding sequence ATTAAGGCATTAAACAAACTGGATAAGGGACTGCTGCAATATGATGGGAAAAATGAACTTTTAAGGTATGGATTAATCCAGAGGTTTGAGTTTACATTTGAATTGGCATGGAAAACTTTGAAAGAGGTTTTCAAAGATGAAGGACTAATGGAATTAAACTCTCCCAAATCTGTACTGAAAGAAGCATTTTCGTCAGGATTAATTGAAAATGAAAAGTTATGGATAAATATGCTTAAGGACAGAAATTTTACATTATATATGTATAGTGAGAGTATTTCTATGGAAATCAGTGAAAATATAAAAGACAAATATGTGGATACCTTGAATAAGCTTAAAGATAAAATAGTTGAAAGAAGGAAGAAATATTCATAA
- a CDS encoding type I CRISPR-associated protein Cas7: MNRVYGVIGIKSIMANWNADFSGFPKSISDGSIFGSDKALKYSIKKYWDDLGEKILYMKSFKTEKDKMRPRSLEERYNQIFNTNLTKKDKSEDVIKNLFSALDVKSFGTTFAEEGNNISITGAVQIGQGFNVYGDSSTEEQQILSPFRSDRKVKNNEEAKEANQSTLGTKIVSDEAHYLYPFYINPISYKDYVDMGLTQGYTEEDYRKFKEGALVGATALNTNSKVGCENEFGLFIETDEKTYLPNLAQFMKFSKDENGENTITFASELNEILQEIKEDIKKIEIYYNDYKLKLNNVPEGAKKINIFTRKEV; the protein is encoded by the coding sequence ATGAACAGAGTATATGGAGTAATTGGAATAAAATCAATTATGGCAAACTGGAATGCTGATTTCAGTGGATTCCCCAAAAGTATAAGTGACGGGTCAATATTTGGAAGCGACAAGGCTTTAAAGTACAGTATTAAAAAATATTGGGATGATTTAGGCGAGAAAATTCTTTATATGAAGTCATTTAAAACTGAAAAAGATAAAATGAGGCCAAGGTCCCTTGAAGAAAGATATAACCAGATTTTCAATACTAATCTCACAAAAAAAGATAAAAGTGAAGATGTAATTAAAAATCTTTTTTCTGCATTAGATGTGAAATCTTTTGGAACTACTTTTGCAGAAGAAGGAAACAATATATCCATAACTGGTGCAGTTCAAATTGGACAGGGATTCAATGTATATGGAGATTCTAGCACGGAAGAACAGCAGATATTATCCCCTTTCAGGAGCGACAGAAAGGTAAAGAATAATGAAGAAGCTAAAGAAGCCAATCAAAGTACCTTGGGTACAAAGATTGTAAGTGATGAAGCCCATTATCTTTACCCCTTTTATATAAATCCAATTTCTTATAAAGATTATGTGGATATGGGGCTTACACAAGGATATACTGAGGAAGATTATAGAAAATTTAAGGAAGGTGCTCTTGTAGGTGCTACAGCACTTAATACCAATTCAAAGGTAGGTTGTGAAAATGAATTTGGATTGTTTATAGAAACAGATGAGAAAACTTATCTTCCAAATTTAGCTCAGTTTATGAAATTTAGTAAGGATGAAAATGGGGAAAATACAATTACTTTTGCATCAGAATTAAATGAAATTTTACAGGAGATTAAAGAGGACATTAAAAAGATAGAGATTTATTATAATGACTATAAATTGAAATTAAACAATGTACCGGAAGGAGCTAAAAAAATTAATATTTTTACAAGAAAAGAGGTTTAG
- a CDS encoding arginase — protein MSKTLLSIDWDYFIPIKESWSGSYIENKRNIMLIWYKRYFESKRHGNNIEKSIRVGNELYRFICNMRKYFKLRKNIKMYVSDSHKFSYDIALKNKCESVINVDAHSDLGYGGIKSLEFEVNCANWLGKLLKNNIIKSANIIYSPYTMEYKEEFSEINNKFNVNYTQLEHISDMKIEAIHICRSGSWTPPWLDDFFNKFIHSFSIPYKTMDCPLRSWHPEKLTLADRIYMCI, from the coding sequence ATGTCTAAAACTCTTTTGAGTATAGATTGGGATTATTTCATTCCTATAAAAGAAAGTTGGAGTGGATCTTACATTGAAAATAAAAGGAATATTATGCTCATATGGTATAAGAGATATTTTGAAAGTAAAAGACATGGAAATAATATAGAAAAATCTATAAGAGTAGGTAACGAATTGTATAGGTTTATCTGCAATATGCGAAAATATTTTAAATTGAGAAAAAATATTAAAATGTATGTTTCTGATTCACACAAATTTTCCTATGATATAGCATTAAAAAACAAGTGTGAAAGTGTTATTAATGTTGATGCACATTCGGATTTGGGATATGGTGGCATTAAATCACTTGAATTTGAAGTTAATTGTGCAAACTGGCTTGGGAAATTGTTAAAGAACAATATTATAAAAAGTGCAAATATAATCTATAGTCCATATACAATGGAGTATAAAGAGGAATTTTCTGAAATAAACAACAAGTTTAATGTAAACTATACACAATTAGAACATATATCAGACATGAAAATAGAGGCAATTCACATATGTAGATCTGGAAGTTGGACACCACCGTGGCTTGATGATTTTTTTAATAAATTTATACATTCATTCAGTATACCTTATAAGACTATGGATTGTCCTCTAAGAAGCTGGCATCCGGAAAAACTTACTCTAGCCGATAGAATCTATATGTGCATTTAA
- the cas6 gene encoding CRISPR-associated endoribonuclease Cas6 has protein sequence MNYEAYYDKMPIKYDFSISPLNTKKLKKRVVIYKDYVIKGWDGEFLVEGSKELMDIAYNAGIGSKNSQGFGCVEIKK, from the coding sequence ATAAATTATGAAGCTTATTATGATAAGATGCCCATAAAATATGATTTTTCCATAAGTCCTCTTAACACAAAAAAGCTAAAGAAAAGAGTAGTCATTTATAAGGATTATGTTATAAAAGGATGGGATGGAGAATTTTTAGTTGAAGGTTCAAAGGAACTTATGGATATAGCTTATAATGCTGGAATTGGGTCAAAAAATTCTCAAGGTTTTGGATGCGTTGAAATAAAGAAGTAA
- a CDS encoding GNAT family N-acetyltransferase, translating to MNWKKDLVLKNNLIIREAHKDDINMLIELLRELFLIEDNFVFDNGKQKQGLEMMLEDSNNRRIFVADLDGRVVGMISGQILISTAERAAYVLVEDVVVNRVYRRQGYWKRTSFEHTKLGNFEESKEDTAFG from the coding sequence ATGAATTGGAAAAAGGATCTTGTTTTGAAAAATAATTTAATTATAAGAGAAGCCCATAAAGATGATATTAATATGCTGATTGAGTTGTTGAGAGAACTTTTTTTAATTGAAGATAATTTTGTTTTTGATAATGGGAAACAAAAGCAGGGATTGGAAATGATGCTGGAAGATTCAAATAACAGGCGTATATTTGTGGCAGATTTAGATGGCAGAGTTGTAGGGATGATTTCAGGACAAATTTTGATCTCCACAGCTGAAAGAGCAGCATATGTTTTAGTAGAAGATGTAGTAGTTAACAGAGTTTATAGAAGGCAAGGTTATTGGAAGAGAACTTCTTTTGAACATACAAAATTGGGCAATTTTGAAGAAAGCAAAGAGGATACAGCTTTTGGCTGA
- a CDS encoding EAL and HDOD domain-containing protein: MDTFLARQPIMDKSGNIIGYEILFRSNDRSNRYNFSDGDEATIKVIQNTLINIGMYKIVGNKKAFINFTKNVLKSDLYSIISFRNVVIEILENVNPIEEIIESCKILKRSGFTIALDDFVFNDEYVELIELVDIIKVDFLITKGAERKKVINTVKSINPNLKFLAEKVETLKDFDEAVSLGYSYFQGYYFSEPQIIKGKKIPVNKVIYLNLLKELNSKEFSIESVENLIKKDVSLSYDILKLINSAKYFFKDKIISIRQAITLLGERDIKKWIYFVCMKPICNDRPSIIMIESLLRAEFSELLAKKSKKSSQYQFNAYLTGIMSLMDVILQKPLYEILDELMVPQEVKYALLGRKENYYSKILDIAIAYQRGEWERSIIMAAYLDLDKEDLAISYLKTIKWLNEAIPDL, from the coding sequence ATGGATACTTTTTTAGCAAGACAACCAATTATGGATAAATCAGGAAACATAATAGGATATGAAATTCTATTCAGGAGTAATGACAGGAGCAATAGATATAACTTTAGTGATGGGGATGAAGCCACTATTAAAGTAATACAAAATACTTTAATTAATATCGGAATGTACAAGATTGTTGGAAACAAAAAAGCTTTTATAAATTTTACAAAAAATGTTTTAAAATCAGATTTGTATTCTATTATTTCATTTAGAAATGTAGTAATAGAAATTCTGGAAAATGTAAACCCTATAGAAGAAATTATTGAGTCTTGTAAAATATTAAAAAGAAGTGGATTTACAATTGCACTGGATGATTTCGTATTTAATGATGAGTATGTTGAACTTATTGAATTAGTTGACATTATAAAAGTTGACTTTCTTATAACCAAGGGAGCCGAGAGAAAAAAAGTGATAAATACAGTAAAAAGTATAAATCCAAATTTAAAATTTCTAGCTGAAAAAGTTGAAACATTGAAAGATTTTGATGAGGCAGTATCACTAGGATATTCTTATTTCCAAGGATATTATTTTAGTGAACCACAAATAATAAAGGGTAAAAAAATACCTGTAAATAAAGTAATCTATTTAAATCTGCTGAAAGAATTGAATTCTAAAGAATTTTCTATAGAAAGCGTTGAAAATTTAATAAAAAAAGACGTTTCACTATCATATGATATATTAAAATTGATAAATTCTGCAAAGTATTTTTTTAAAGACAAGATTATTTCCATAAGACAAGCTATAACTCTATTAGGTGAGAGAGATATAAAAAAATGGATATATTTTGTGTGTATGAAGCCCATATGTAATGATAGGCCCTCAATAATTATGATTGAATCTCTGCTTAGAGCGGAATTTTCAGAGTTGTTGGCTAAGAAAAGTAAAAAATCATCTCAATATCAGTTTAATGCATATTTGACAGGAATTATGTCTCTCATGGATGTGATTTTACAAAAACCATTGTATGAGATATTGGATGAGCTGATGGTACCACAGGAAGTTAAATATGCATTGTTAGGTAGGAAAGAAAATTACTACAGTAAAATACTTGATATAGCTATTGCGTATCAAAGAGGAGAATGGGAAAGAAGTATAATCATGGCAGCTTATCTTGATCTTGATAAAGAGGATCTGGCTATTTCATATCTTAAAACTATCAAATGGTTGAATGAGGCTATCCCGGATTTATAA
- a CDS encoding metallophosphoesterase family protein: protein MKIAIISDIHGNLEALKKGLHDIEDKKVDTIICLGDLVGYGPYPNEVVELIREKHILNILGNYDAAVLEGKFNYIRDNEANKFCMPWAAKQLKAENREYLASVPRQLVVEFNDKKFRFVHGSTRAINEYLTEGSRQAEEVMKNLNEDVLICAHTHIPYEKNYGSKILLNDGSIGKPKIGRPNGTYMLVDISKNKVNSEIIEFAYDYKKTVDVMEKKGIHHSCIDNIRTGIE, encoded by the coding sequence ATGAAGATAGCAATTATTTCAGATATACATGGAAATTTGGAGGCATTGAAAAAAGGACTTCATGATATAGAAGATAAAAAGGTTGACACTATAATATGTCTTGGAGATCTTGTTGGATATGGTCCTTATCCTAATGAAGTTGTTGAACTTATACGAGAGAAACATATATTGAATATACTTGGAAACTATGATGCCGCAGTTTTAGAGGGAAAGTTCAATTATATAAGAGACAATGAGGCCAATAAATTTTGCATGCCCTGGGCGGCAAAACAATTGAAAGCTGAAAATAGAGAATATCTGGCGTCTGTACCAAGACAGCTGGTCGTTGAATTCAATGATAAAAAATTTAGATTTGTTCATGGAAGTACTAGAGCTATAAATGAGTATCTAACAGAAGGATCAAGACAGGCTGAAGAGGTAATGAAAAATTTGAATGAAGATGTTTTAATCTGTGCGCATACTCATATACCATATGAAAAAAATTATGGATCAAAAATACTTTTAAACGATGGAAGCATAGGAAAACCCAAAATAGGAAGGCCTAATGGAACTTATATGCTTGTTGATATATCTAAAAATAAGGTAAATAGCGAAATTATAGAATTTGCTTATGACTACAAAAAAACTGTAGATGTTATGGAGAAGAAGGGTATACACCATTCATGTATAGATAATATAAGAACCGGAATTGAATGA
- a CDS encoding CRISPR-associated endoribonuclease Cas6, giving the protein MEVHEVNVKVYILQNITVEETLEDLSKLIDKSFYRNKDLKNFHEENKMKNYCFNSLYPLNMKTKIYEKGCIYNFQLRCIGFKLRDHFLKFLANEYTSRVKVLICQDKDIYKRPIDRIYSITPLMVKMPGSEKIIYWRNGYTEDEFFEYIRTTSIKKYEVLTGECLDKNLKLFSYMKIDNKKPIAVDFKRKRILGDKVTLNVETNNDAQSIAYMLLGTGLADMCPRGYGFMNYQYIR; this is encoded by the coding sequence ATGGAGGTACATGAGGTAAATGTTAAAGTGTATATTCTACAAAATATTACAGTAGAAGAAACTTTGGAAGATTTGAGTAAATTAATCGACAAATCTTTTTATAGGAATAAAGATTTAAAGAATTTTCATGAAGAGAATAAAATGAAAAATTATTGTTTTAACAGCCTGTATCCGTTGAATATGAAAACCAAAATATATGAAAAAGGGTGTATATATAATTTCCAATTGAGATGTATAGGTTTTAAATTAAGAGATCACTTTTTAAAATTTTTAGCAAATGAATATACATCAAGAGTAAAAGTGCTCATATGCCAAGACAAAGATATATATAAAAGACCTATAGATAGAATTTATAGTATAACTCCCCTGATGGTGAAAATGCCGGGCAGTGAAAAAATTATATATTGGAGAAATGGATATACTGAGGATGAATTTTTTGAATACATAAGGACAACCAGTATAAAAAAATATGAGGTTTTAACGGGAGAGTGCCTGGACAAAAATTTAAAATTGTTCAGCTATATGAAAATAGATAATAAAAAACCTATAGCAGTTGATTTCAAGAGGAAGAGAATTCTTGGGGATAAGGTAACTCTAAATGTTGAAACAAATAATGATGCTCAAAGTATTGCCTATATGCTTCTCGGGACAGGCCTAGCTGATATGTGCCCAAGAGGATATGGGTTCATGAATTACCAATATATCAGATAA
- a CDS encoding multidrug effflux MFS transporter produces the protein MKKEFFKLAVILGILAGLGPLVTDLYIPSLPTVSKFFNASTSITQLSLTTSLLGLAIGQIIIGPISDKTGRRKPLILSLIIFTFSSLLCPLTSSIYVFILMRLLQGLAGAGGIVISRAMARDIYSGKLLVQFFSMLMLINGIAPIISPVLGAQLLKFVNWQGIFYILAILGLLLCIMVWAGIKESLSINMRSIGNLRNNFVGLIHLFKDEIFIGYTFIQGFILAGMFGYISASPFVIQDIYGLSAQQFSLCFAINGLGIVTMTQVTGHLAKKIPLNKILGVGLFISLLGSLVLFGMTIINGPLISILIPLFIVISSVGTITTTTGSLAMEPKGDEAGSASSLLGFMPFALGAIASPLVGIAGENTSVPMGIVILFCNAAAALIFICIISKHKKQLEV, from the coding sequence ATGAAAAAAGAATTTTTTAAACTCGCAGTTATATTAGGAATTTTAGCTGGATTAGGACCACTTGTAACTGATTTATATATTCCATCTCTCCCAACTGTATCAAAATTTTTTAATGCTTCCACTTCAATCACTCAATTAAGTTTGACTACCAGTTTGCTTGGCCTGGCCATTGGACAAATTATTATTGGTCCTATAAGTGATAAAACAGGAAGAAGGAAACCTCTAATTTTATCATTGATTATTTTTACATTCTCCTCCTTGCTGTGTCCTTTAACTTCATCAATTTATGTTTTCATTTTGATGAGACTTCTACAAGGCCTTGCAGGAGCCGGCGGCATTGTCATATCAAGAGCCATGGCAAGAGACATTTATTCTGGGAAACTTTTAGTACAATTTTTTTCAATGCTCATGCTGATAAATGGAATTGCACCTATAATCTCACCTGTACTAGGTGCACAGCTTCTTAAATTTGTCAATTGGCAAGGTATATTTTACATACTCGCAATTTTAGGTCTTTTATTATGCATAATGGTATGGGCAGGTATAAAAGAAAGTTTATCGATTAATATGCGTTCAATTGGAAATTTGAGAAATAACTTTGTAGGATTAATCCATCTTTTTAAAGATGAGATTTTTATAGGATACACTTTTATTCAGGGCTTTATTCTAGCTGGAATGTTCGGATACATTTCGGCATCACCATTTGTCATTCAAGATATTTACGGTCTATCTGCCCAGCAATTCAGCTTATGTTTTGCCATTAATGGATTGGGAATTGTCACTATGACTCAGGTCACAGGACATCTTGCAAAAAAAATTCCCCTCAATAAAATCTTGGGCGTAGGATTGTTTATTTCTCTTTTAGGAAGTTTGGTGCTGTTTGGTATGACAATTATAAATGGTCCATTAATTTCTATACTAATTCCACTTTTTATCGTAATATCCTCCGTCGGCACCATTACAACAACTACAGGTTCACTGGCAATGGAACCCAAAGGTGACGAAGCCGGCAGTGCTTCTTCTCTACTGGGATTCATGCCCTTTGCCTTGGGTGCAATAGCCTCTCCACTAGTTGGGATAGCTGGAGAAAATACATCTGTTCCCATGGGCATTGTAATTTTATTTTGCAATGCAGCAGCAGCTTTGATTTTTATTTGTATTATTTCCAAGCACAAGAAACAATTGGAGGTTTAA
- the cas5b gene encoding type I-B CRISPR-associated protein Cas5b produces the protein MKVVRFKLSGKTAFFKKPDVNTYYYFTYGNIHKIALLGIIGSVLGLGGYNVQSRDFKNNIYPEFYEKLKDSKIAVVPLNTHGYITKKVQTFNNSVGYASLEAGGNLVVKEQWLQNPKWMVYVIIDEITKKFADMLMHKKAVFLPYLGKNDHFADITEVKKTEILKTEDYNKIDSLFESKYFHINKYPNEEDDTAWKYAEYLPAELGSKLNQYKFEYFVATNMDVKSKKKDISVYKDLETKYNLCFF, from the coding sequence ATGAAAGTAGTTAGGTTCAAGCTTTCTGGAAAAACTGCATTTTTTAAAAAGCCAGATGTGAATACTTACTATTATTTTACATATGGCAATATACATAAGATAGCCCTTCTCGGTATAATTGGAAGTGTGCTTGGACTTGGAGGCTATAATGTACAGAGCCGGGATTTTAAAAATAATATTTATCCTGAATTCTATGAAAAGCTTAAAGATTCTAAAATTGCAGTAGTACCTCTCAATACACATGGTTATATAACAAAAAAAGTTCAGACATTTAATAATTCTGTGGGATATGCGAGCTTGGAGGCTGGTGGAAATCTTGTGGTAAAGGAGCAGTGGCTGCAAAATCCTAAGTGGATGGTTTATGTTATAATAGACGAGATTACAAAAAAATTTGCAGATATGCTCATGCATAAAAAAGCTGTATTTTTGCCTTATCTAGGTAAAAACGATCATTTTGCTGATATTACTGAAGTTAAAAAGACAGAAATTTTAAAAACTGAAGATTACAATAAGATTGATAGCTTGTTTGAAAGTAAATATTTTCATATTAATAAGTATCCAAATGAAGAAGATGATACAGCATGGAAATATGCAGAATATCTTCCTGCTGAATTGGGAAGTAAATTGAATCAATATAAGTTTGAATATTTTGTGGCTACAAATATGGATGTAAAATCAAAGAAAAAGGATATAAGTGTATATAAAGATTTAGAAACAAAGTATAATTTATGCTTTTTTTGA